In a genomic window of Pangasianodon hypophthalmus isolate fPanHyp1 chromosome 1, fPanHyp1.pri, whole genome shotgun sequence:
- the LOC113533903 gene encoding cortexin-2: protein MAEHLHSSTLSASGATQPIPFLTLEQKAAFVFVLLLFIFLGLLIVRCFRILLDPYSSMPSSTWTDYMEKDTFDYRIA from the coding sequence ATGGCGGAGCACCTCCACAGCAGCACGCTGTCTGCATCTGGGGCCACTCAGCCCATCCCTTTCCTCACCCTTGAGCAAAAGGCAGCCTTCGTTTTTGTGCTGCTCCTCTTCATTTTCCTGGGCCTGCTGATTGTGCGCTGTTTCCGCATTCTTCTGGACCCCTACAGCAGCATGCCTTCTTCCACATGGACAGACTATATGGAGAAAGACACATTTGACTACCGTATTGCCTGA